The Polyangium mundeleinium genome contains the following window.
GGCCCGCAGTACATCGAGACCGCCGTCTCGAGGCTGAAGCTCAAGAGCAACAAGGCGGAGCTCGAAAACAGGCACCAGTTCGCGAACCGCATCGTGCGCGAGCTGGTCGTCGACGACGACAGGCCCGTCGCCACGCACGACCTCGTGTGGTACCCGAGCCACTCCCAACGGTTCAGCATCCTCAAGCCGAGGAGCGGCAACAACGATACGTTCCAGGTCCTGTCGACCGTGAATCGCCCGGCAAACGCGATCTTGCTCAGCGCCGCCGAGCGCCGCGCCTTCTTCTACCTGTACGGCGGCGTCCTCATGGCGGACCTGGACGATCCGACGACGCCGACCTCCACGGCCTACTTCCCGGCGATGTACTCGTACAGCAGCTCGAACCTCAGGCCGATCATCGACGACGACGAGGTGCTGATCCCGGGCGGTCGTTACGGCATTCATGAGGCCGACCTCGACACGCACAACCTGCTTTCGACCGGCAACTGATCACGCTCTCCCCGCGGCACGCTCGCGAGCCCGCCCGGGTTCGCGAGCGCCGCGCCCCGCCCGTCACAGATCGATCTGCATTCCCAGCTCGACGACCCGGCCCGGCGGCAGGCCGAAGTAGGCCGTCGCCGGGCGGGCATTCCGCGAGATGAACGCGAAGAGGTCCTTGCGCCACTTCATCATTCGTGATCTCCCTGTCGGCAACAAGGTCTCGCGGCCGAGGTAATAACTCGTGTTCCTGAGGTCCACGTCGATGCCGTGGTCCTTGCAGGCGGCGAGCACGCTCGGCACGTGGGGCGTCTGCATGAAGCCGTACCGCGCCGTCACCCGGTAAAACCCGTGGCCCATGTCGTCCACGGAGACGCGCGCCTCGGGCGCGATCTCGGGGACACGCTCGTTCACCACGGAGAGGAGCACGACCTGCTCGTGGAGGATCTTGTTGTGGATGAAATGGTGGAGCAGCACGGGCGGCGTGCCCTGCGGGTTCGACGCCATGAACACGGCCGTGCCCGACACGCGGTGGGGCTTTTTCTCTTCCACGTCACGCAGGAACGATTCGAGCGGGAGGAGGTTCGCCTTGAAGGCCTCGCCGAGGATGCGGCGGCCCGTCTTCCAGGTCGTCATCACGGCGTAGATCCCGGCGCCCATCACGATGGGGAACCAGCCGCCGTGGAAAAACTTCGCCGCGTTCGCGCCGAAGAACGCGAGATCGATGCTGAGGAAGAGCAGGACGGGCGGGAGCGCCTTCCAGAGCGGCCACTTCCAGCGCTGCGTCACGACGACGAAATAAACGACCGTCGTGATGCCCATCGTGCCCGTGACCGCGATGCCGTACGCGGCGGCGAGCGCGCTGGAGTTCTGGAACCAGAGCACGAGGAAGACACAGGCGACGCAGAGCGCGCGGTTGATCTCGGGGATGAAGATCTGGCCTTCGGTCTCCTTCGAGGTGTGGACGATGGTCACGCGCGGGAAATAGCCGAGCTGGACGGCCTGCTGCGTGAGGGAGAAGGCCCCGGAGATGAGCGCCTGCGAGGCGACGATCGTGGCCGCGGTCGCGATGGCGACCGTCGGATAGAGGGCCCAGGAGGGGACGAGGGCATAAAAGGGGTTCGCCGCCGCCGAGGGATTCCGGAGGAGGCACGCGCCCTGGCCGAAGTAGTTGAGGAGCAGCGCCGGCCAGACGACCGCATACCAGACCGTGCGGATCGGGCCCCGGCCGAA
Protein-coding sequences here:
- a CDS encoding potassium transporter Kup, whose protein sequence is MTIDPSQVPSTSVHAPSVAHAAHAARWPLLLGALGVVFGDIGTSPLYAIKECFSPASTHRVDATPENVLGVLSLVFWSLLMVVTVKYLTFILKADNQGSGGILALLALVPPRKDGSAIAGPLVLLVLFGAALLYGDGVITPAISVLSAMEGLEVATTSLKPAVVPLTVVVLLSLFFVQKRGTAGIGNIFGPITLVWFVTIAALGVRWIWLEPSVLAAVDPRHAFAFFLSHKTHGFLLLGAVVLCITGGEALYADMGHFGRGPIRTVWYAVVWPALLLNYFGQGACLLRNPSAAANPFYALVPSWALYPTVAIATAATIVASQALISGAFSLTQQAVQLGYFPRVTIVHTSKETEGQIFIPEINRALCVACVFLVLWFQNSSALAAAYGIAVTGTMGITTVVYFVVVTQRWKWPLWKALPPVLLFLSIDLAFFGANAAKFFHGGWFPIVMGAGIYAVMTTWKTGRRILGEAFKANLLPLESFLRDVEEKKPHRVSGTAVFMASNPQGTPPVLLHHFIHNKILHEQVVLLSVVNERVPEIAPEARVSVDDMGHGFYRVTARYGFMQTPHVPSVLAACKDHGIDVDLRNTSYYLGRETLLPTGRSRMMKWRKDLFAFISRNARPATAYFGLPPGRVVELGMQIDL